One Isoptericola dokdonensis DS-3 genomic window, GTCTGGAACGAGATCCCCACCGTCGTCGGGAACCTCGTCGGCGGCCTGACCTTCGTGGGGCTGATGCTCTACACCACCCACTACCGCACCAAGCCGCGGCGGGACGCCGGGGTGACCGCGCCGGTGCCTGCGGCGGCCTCCGAGACCGACGGCGACGCGCTGGTGCCGGCCGGCCGCTGACCACCCGCCGGCACCCTCCCGGACCGCGCCGGACCGGCCGCACCGCTGAGACCCCGTCTCGCGGTGCGGTCGGTCCTCGTGCGTCCACCCCCGCCCGCGGTAGGTTGCGAACGCTCTCGACCAAAGGAGGTCCGGACCATGCTGATCGGGGTGCCCCGTGAGACGCGTGCCGGCGAACGTCTCGTCGCCGCCACGCCCGCCACCGTGCGCAAGCTGACCGCGCTCGGCCACGACGTCGTCGTCGAGGCCGGAGCCGGCGCAGGCGCCGCCCTGCCCGACGACGCCTACGCCGAGGCCGGTGCCCGCGTCGCCGGTGCCGCCGAGGTCTGGGCCGCCGACGTCGTCACGTGCGTCAACGCGCCCGCGCCCGCCGACGTCGACCGGCTCCGTCCCGGCGCGACGCTGGTCGCGCAGCTCGCCCCGGCGTCGCGGCCCGAGCTCGTCGAGGCGCTCGCCGCCCGACAGGTGTCGGCGCTGGCGCTCGACGCCGTGCCGCGCATCTCGCGCGCGCAGTCCCTGGACGTGCTGTCAGCGCAGTCGAACGTCGCCGGGTACCGGGCCGTGGTGGAGGCCGCCGAGGAGTTCGGCGGCATGTTCACCGGCCAGGTCACCGCGGCCGGGTCGACGCCGCCCGCGACGGTGTTCGTCATCGGCGCCGGCGTGGCGGGGCTCGCCGCGATCGGCACCGCGTCCTCGCTGGGCGCCGAGGTGCGGGCCTTCGACGTGCGGCCCGAGGTGGGCGAGCAGATCGAGTCCATGGGTGCGACGTTCGTGCAGGCCGCGGGCGCCGCCCAGGAGGTCAGCACCGACGGGTACGCCCGCGCGCTCACCTCCGACCAGGAGGCCGCCACCCTCGCCACCTACGCCGCGGAGTCCGCCCGCGCCGACGTCGTCATCACCACGGCGCTCGTCCGGGGCACGGCGCCCACCACGATCACCGCCGAGATGGTCGCCGCCATGCGACCCGGCTCGGTGGTCGTCGACCTCGCCGCCGCCGGGGGCGGCAACTGCGAGCTCACGGTGCCGGGGGAGCGGTTCGTCAGCGACAACGGCGTCGTCGTCCTCGGGTACACCGACCTGCCCGGCCGGCTGCCCCGGCACACGTCGCAGCTGCTGGGCACCAACGTCGTCAACCTGCTGACCCTGCTCACGCCCGGCAAGGACGGCGCGCTCGTCCTCGACCTCGACGACGTCGTGGTGCGCGGCATGACCGTCGCCCACGCCGGCG contains:
- a CDS encoding Re/Si-specific NAD(P)(+) transhydrogenase subunit alpha yields the protein MLIGVPRETRAGERLVAATPATVRKLTALGHDVVVEAGAGAGAALPDDAYAEAGARVAGAAEVWAADVVTCVNAPAPADVDRLRPGATLVAQLAPASRPELVEALAARQVSALALDAVPRISRAQSLDVLSAQSNVAGYRAVVEAAEEFGGMFTGQVTAAGSTPPATVFVIGAGVAGLAAIGTASSLGAEVRAFDVRPEVGEQIESMGATFVQAAGAAQEVSTDGYARALTSDQEAATLATYAAESARADVVITTALVRGTAPTTITAEMVAAMRPGSVVVDLAAAGGGNCELTVPGERFVSDNGVVVLGYTDLPGRLPRHTSQLLGTNVVNLLTLLTPGKDGALVLDLDDVVVRGMTVAHAGEVLWPPPPVQVSAAPAAPPPPEAPPGPSPAELAAQQRLRGRRRTVLAALGAVVAGLAIAASPPDAVGHFTVFALAVVVGFYVISAVTHALHTPLMAQTNAISGIILVGALLQIGVDDWLVTGLAVVAASVACINVFGGFLVANRMIRMFRRGAPTTGEAAR